One genomic segment of Nocardia spumae includes these proteins:
- a CDS encoding ABC transporter ATP-binding protein, with product MSGTAMGLRLDGVQLRYGGAPVLDDLTLDIRAGEILVLTGPSGCGKSTVLRALAGLLTPRAGRALADGTEITGPSRDRAMVFQDNALLPWRSVRSNIELALKLRGEPRPTRGAQADRWIEEVGLNGFGGYLPKSLSGGMRQRVQLARGLAGAPRAVLMDEPFGALDTPTRITMQRLLIQTWQTHPTTVVFVTHDVDEALTLGDRVAVLGGTDRALRALVAVPQPRVKAVDRSAERAEILAALNHSNEPAAV from the coding sequence ATGAGCGGAACCGCAATGGGTTTGCGACTCGACGGCGTGCAGTTACGGTACGGCGGGGCGCCCGTACTCGATGATCTGACACTGGATATCCGCGCCGGCGAGATCCTGGTTCTGACCGGACCGTCCGGATGCGGCAAATCGACGGTGCTGCGTGCGCTGGCCGGGCTGCTGACTCCCCGCGCGGGCCGGGCGCTCGCCGACGGAACCGAGATCACCGGCCCCTCCCGCGATCGCGCGATGGTATTTCAGGACAACGCGCTGCTGCCCTGGCGCAGTGTGCGATCCAATATCGAACTGGCGCTGAAATTGCGTGGTGAGCCGCGCCCGACCCGCGGCGCCCAGGCCGACCGCTGGATCGAGGAAGTGGGTCTGAACGGCTTCGGCGGCTACCTGCCCAAAAGCCTGTCCGGCGGTATGCGCCAGCGGGTGCAGCTCGCGCGCGGCCTGGCCGGCGCGCCGCGGGCGGTGCTGATGGACGAGCCGTTCGGCGCGCTCGACACCCCGACCCGGATCACCATGCAGCGCTTGCTGATCCAGACCTGGCAGACGCATCCGACCACCGTCGTATTCGTCACCCACGATGTGGACGAGGCGCTGACACTCGGTGATCGGGTGGCGGTGCTCGGCGGTACCGACCGAGCGCTGCGCGCGCTGGTGGCCGTGCCGCAGCCCCGCGTCAAGGCCGTCGACCGCAGTGCCGAGCGCGCCGAAATTCTTGCCGCCCTGAATCATTCGAACGAACCCGCCGCTGTCTGA